The stretch of DNA CGGCAGACCTCGAACCCGTCGAGGCGGGGCATCTGCACGTCGAGGAAGATGAGATCGGGCCGGGTGGCGCGCGCGCGCTCGAGCGCCTCCACGCCGTCGGCGGCCTCGATCACCGCAATGCGCTCGTCTTCCAGGGTGAAGCGAACGAGCTCGAGGATGGTGGGCTCGTCGTCCACCACGAGAATGGTCGGCATGCCCGCTCGTAGAGCGAGCGGCATGCCAGGAGAGACGGCGCCGTCAGATCAAGGCGTTGCGCGACGCGACGGCGGGGCGCTGCCTT from Candidatus Methylomirabilota bacterium encodes:
- a CDS encoding response regulator, giving the protein MPTILVVDDEPTILELVRFTLEDERIAVIEAADGVEALERARATRPDLIFLDVQMPRLDGFEVCRRLREDPTLAGVRVVMLTAAGQEADRARGLAAGANDYLTKPFSPLALFTLVRSLLPEATLWPQT